A single region of the Deinococcus aestuarii genome encodes:
- the hsdR gene encoding EcoAI/FtnUII family type I restriction enzme subunit R produces MITEADTCRQYVLPHLYGAGWSDELIREQKTFTDGRILVQGRSAKRGRQKRVDYLLYAKRDYPIAVVEAKAAYLDPAQGLQQGIEYATILDLPFAYSTNGHGIVEHDRLTGQERELTAFPSPTELVTRLRAHRGLPPEAEDRLLIPYHLGDRIPRYYQTIAIQRAAEAILRGQNRLLLTLATGTGKTEIAFQIAWKLWQGRWNLGGEPRRPRILFLADRSILVDDPKDKAFAPFGDARHKIQGSVNTSRELYFATYQALAEDEARPGLYRGYAPDFFDLIIVDEAHRGSAGESSSWRDILEHFAPATQLGMTATPLREDTRDTYAYYGQPIYEYSLAQGIQDGFLAPYQVRRVITDVDAVGWRPTPGMRDAYGREIPDGEYGTRDFEATLSLIPRTEAVARHLVEYLKQTDLMAKTLVFCHDQDHALQMRTALARLLPDQMRESPDFVARVVADEGEIGKGHLANFQDLEKPTPVILTSSRLLSTGVDAPMVKNVVLFRVVGSMAEFKQIIGRGTRVREDYGKLFFTIIDYTGSATQKFADPEFDGPPISTTTITLDQDGEVEGETTVTEPQPEDTPEQPWGRASLQNDDEGEPGKLVVRGGVQVRVLHETVQELDAHGRQLRTVEFTSYAAEQVRSLYLTAEDFRQHWADARERRAIVGALEERGVALEHLEQVMGREDSDPFDLLCHLAFGAPLLTRKQRAEAAKRGKQDVFATFGGLALTILDQLLDQYAAHGIDELGGTADVFRVLPATRHMKLGEVGRVFGGLPKLRQALDELPRLIYA; encoded by the coding sequence GTGATCACCGAGGCCGACACCTGCCGCCAGTACGTCCTCCCCCACCTGTACGGGGCAGGCTGGAGCGACGAGCTGATCCGCGAACAGAAGACCTTTACCGACGGACGTATTCTGGTCCAAGGACGGAGCGCCAAGCGGGGCCGACAGAAGCGGGTGGACTACCTGCTGTACGCCAAGCGCGACTACCCCATCGCCGTCGTCGAGGCCAAGGCCGCTTACCTCGACCCGGCCCAGGGCCTCCAGCAGGGCATCGAGTACGCCACTATCCTCGACCTCCCCTTCGCCTACAGCACGAACGGCCACGGCATCGTCGAACACGACCGCCTTACCGGCCAGGAACGCGAGCTGACCGCCTTTCCTTCCCCGACTGAACTGGTCACCCGGCTGCGCGCCCACCGGGGCCTGCCCCCCGAGGCCGAGGATCGCCTGCTCATCCCCTACCACCTCGGCGACCGCATCCCCCGCTACTACCAGACCATCGCCATCCAGCGCGCCGCCGAGGCCATCCTGAGAGGGCAGAACCGCCTGCTCCTCACCCTGGCGACTGGCACCGGCAAGACCGAGATCGCCTTCCAGATCGCCTGGAAGCTGTGGCAGGGCCGCTGGAACCTGGGAGGCGAGCCCCGGCGCCCGCGCATCCTTTTCCTAGCCGACCGCAGCATCCTGGTGGACGACCCCAAGGACAAGGCCTTCGCCCCCTTCGGCGACGCCCGCCACAAGATCCAGGGCAGCGTCAACACCAGCCGTGAGCTGTACTTCGCCACCTACCAGGCCCTCGCCGAGGACGAGGCCCGCCCCGGGCTCTACCGGGGATACGCGCCCGACTTCTTCGATCTGATCATCGTGGATGAGGCGCACCGGGGCTCGGCCGGGGAGAGCAGTTCCTGGCGCGACATCCTGGAGCACTTCGCCCCCGCCACCCAGCTCGGGATGACGGCCACTCCGCTGAGAGAAGACACCCGCGACACCTACGCCTACTACGGTCAGCCCATCTACGAGTACAGCTTGGCGCAGGGCATTCAGGACGGCTTCCTGGCGCCCTACCAGGTGCGGCGGGTCATCACGGATGTGGACGCAGTGGGCTGGCGGCCCACGCCCGGAATGCGAGACGCTTACGGGCGGGAAATCCCGGACGGCGAGTACGGCACCAGGGACTTCGAGGCCACCCTGTCGCTGATTCCCAGGACGGAAGCGGTGGCGCGGCACCTCGTGGAGTACCTGAAGCAGACGGACCTGATGGCGAAGACGCTGGTGTTCTGCCACGACCAGGACCATGCCCTCCAGATGCGCACGGCCCTGGCCCGCTTGCTGCCTGACCAGATGCGCGAGTCCCCCGACTTCGTGGCCCGGGTGGTCGCGGACGAGGGCGAGATCGGCAAGGGGCACCTCGCCAACTTCCAAGACCTGGAAAAGCCCACGCCAGTGATCCTCACCTCCTCACGGCTGCTCTCGACGGGGGTGGACGCGCCGATGGTCAAGAACGTGGTGCTGTTCCGGGTGGTGGGGAGCATGGCGGAGTTCAAACAGATCATCGGGCGCGGTACCCGCGTGCGCGAGGACTACGGCAAGCTCTTCTTCACCATCATCGACTACACGGGGTCGGCCACACAGAAGTTCGCCGACCCCGAGTTCGACGGCCCGCCCATCAGCACCACGACGATCACCCTGGATCAGGACGGGGAGGTGGAAGGGGAGACGACCGTCACCGAGCCCCAGCCCGAGGACACTCCCGAGCAGCCCTGGGGCCGGGCGTCCCTCCAGAACGACGATGAGGGGGAGCCGGGCAAGCTCGTGGTGCGAGGGGGCGTGCAGGTGCGAGTGCTGCACGAGACGGTGCAGGAACTCGACGCGCACGGCAGGCAACTGAGGACAGTGGAGTTCACCTCCTACGCGGCTGAGCAGGTGCGCAGCCTGTACCTGACCGCCGAGGACTTCCGGCAGCACTGGGCGGACGCCCGGGAGCGGCGGGCCATCGTGGGGGCGCTGGAGGAGCGCGGGGTCGCCCTGGAACATCTGGAGCAGGTGATGGGCCGGGAGGACAGTGACCCCTTCGACCTGCTGTGCCACCTTGCCTTCGGGGCGCCCCTGCTGACCCGCAAGCAGCGGGCGGAGGCGGCGAAGCGGGGGAAACAGGACGTGTTCGCCACTTTCGGCGGATTGGCTCTGACCATCCTCGACCAACTGCTGGACCAGTACGCTGCACATGGCATTGACGAGCTGGGGGGGACGGCGGACGTGTTCCGGGTGCTGCCTGCCACCCGGCACATGAAGCTCGGGGAGGTCGGGCGGGTGTTCGGTGGCCTCCCCAAGCTGCGGCAGGCGCTGGACGAGCTGCCCCGGCTGATCTACGCGTAG
- a CDS encoding N-6 DNA methylase produces MTRTRQPKAEQTTAQRLSSVVKSVRDTMRKDKGLSGDADRLPMLTWLMFLKFLDDLEHTAQEEAEFEGRPYRSVIEAPYRWRDWARSNLTGDDLIAFVNQEKFRLSADDEMPGLFAYLRGLQGEGQRDRRTVVAEIFRGVQNRMINGYLLKEVVQKLDTLDFTSSEESHTLGALYEGMLKEMRDAAGDAGEFYTPRPVVRLIVKALDPQLGETVLDPACGTGGFLVEAFEHLRLQVKTTEDEETLQERSVLGGEAKPLPYLLAQMNLTLHGLETPQIDPGNSLRYNLSDLGDRDRVDVILANPPFGGEEERGIQNNFPADKRTSETALLFMQLIMRRLRRPSGTHRGGRAGVVVPNGFLFADGVGARIKQELMGDFNLHTIVRLPNGVFAPYTSIPTNILFFERGEPTREVWYYEHPLPAGKKNYSKTQPVQFEEFAPLLEWWGNREENERAWRVDASVIAASNYNLDVRNPTSAQDFEHMPPEQLLADIVQKERRILTLLEDLQAELGQKVEVVSSK; encoded by the coding sequence ATGACCCGCACCCGCCAACCCAAGGCTGAGCAGACTACCGCCCAGCGACTCTCCAGCGTCGTGAAGAGCGTGCGCGACACCATGCGCAAGGACAAGGGCCTGAGCGGCGACGCCGACCGCCTCCCCATGCTCACCTGGCTGATGTTCCTGAAGTTCCTCGACGACCTGGAGCACACCGCCCAGGAGGAGGCCGAGTTCGAGGGCCGCCCCTACCGCTCGGTGATCGAGGCCCCCTACCGCTGGCGGGACTGGGCGCGCAGCAACCTGACCGGGGACGACCTGATCGCCTTCGTGAACCAGGAGAAGTTCCGCCTCTCCGCGGACGACGAGATGCCCGGGCTCTTCGCCTACCTGCGCGGCCTCCAGGGCGAGGGCCAGCGCGACCGGCGCACCGTGGTCGCCGAAATCTTCCGGGGCGTGCAGAACCGCATGATCAACGGCTACCTGCTCAAGGAGGTCGTACAGAAGCTCGATACGCTGGACTTCACCTCCAGCGAGGAGAGCCACACCCTCGGCGCCCTGTACGAGGGGATGCTCAAGGAGATGCGCGACGCCGCCGGGGACGCGGGCGAGTTCTACACCCCTCGCCCAGTCGTCCGCCTGATCGTCAAGGCCCTCGATCCGCAGCTCGGTGAGACGGTTCTCGACCCGGCCTGCGGCACGGGCGGCTTCCTAGTGGAGGCCTTCGAGCACCTGCGGCTCCAGGTGAAGACCACCGAGGACGAGGAAACCTTGCAGGAACGCAGCGTGCTGGGAGGAGAGGCCAAACCGCTGCCGTACCTCCTCGCGCAGATGAACCTGACCCTGCACGGGCTGGAGACGCCGCAGATCGACCCGGGGAACAGCCTGCGGTACAACCTCAGCGACCTGGGGGACCGTGACCGGGTGGACGTGATCCTCGCCAACCCTCCCTTTGGTGGCGAGGAGGAGCGGGGCATCCAGAACAACTTCCCGGCGGACAAGCGCACCTCGGAAACCGCCCTGCTGTTCATGCAATTGATCATGCGCCGGCTTCGACGCCCGAGCGGCACTCACCGGGGGGGCCGGGCCGGGGTGGTGGTGCCGAACGGTTTTCTTTTTGCGGACGGGGTGGGGGCGCGCATCAAGCAGGAACTGATGGGGGACTTCAACCTGCACACCATCGTCCGGCTGCCCAATGGGGTCTTCGCGCCGTACACCTCCATTCCGACCAACATCCTGTTCTTCGAGCGGGGGGAACCGACGCGGGAGGTCTGGTACTACGAACACCCCCTGCCTGCCGGGAAGAAGAACTACTCCAAGACGCAGCCGGTGCAATTCGAGGAGTTCGCTCCGCTGTTGGAGTGGTGGGGGAACCGCGAGGAGAATGAGCGGGCGTGGCGGGTGGATGCCAGCGTCATTGCCGCGAGTAACTACAACCTGGACGTGAGAAACCCCACCTCCGCGCAGGACTTCGAGCACATGCCGCCCGAGCAGTTGCTGGCGGACATCGTGCAGAAGGAGAGGCGCATCCTGACCTTGCTGGAAGATTTACAGGCCGAACTGGGGCAGAAGGTGGAAGTGGTAAGCAGCAAATGA
- a CDS encoding restriction endonuclease subunit S, which produces MIQKFSVVSVNDVIDVNNGQSLTATERKLEGTYAVYAAGGRVGWHDKALTTSPFAVIGRKGSAGKVTFAPTGGWVIDTAYYAVPKESGELDPQYMAHALAALDFSEDIISTAIPGINRTAIYRHQLPLPPLEVQKVCAAFLDAIDSNSEVPSLPPLPEQRRIVARVKGMLAKVEEARGLAAERDRGARHLLTGVFYSLTENAPIKTLAEVAPLVRRPVEVREGEIYPELGVRSFGRGTFHKPALSAIEVGDKKLFRIEEGDLLFNIVFAWEGAVAIAKAEDRGRVGSHRFLTCVTDKGQAEASFLNFYFQTAEGLAALGEASPGGAGRNRTLSLKNLAALAVPVPPLESQRYFQRLLEKVETVYSQQANLAPELDALPASILARAFAGEL; this is translated from the coding sequence TTGATCCAAAAATTTTCTGTTGTTTCTGTAAACGATGTGATTGATGTTAACAATGGACAATCCCTTACTGCCACCGAAAGAAAGCTTGAGGGCACCTACGCTGTTTATGCGGCTGGAGGTCGAGTTGGATGGCATGACAAGGCCTTGACTACGTCCCCATTCGCTGTTATCGGACGAAAGGGGTCTGCGGGCAAAGTTACCTTTGCCCCTACCGGTGGATGGGTCATAGACACTGCGTACTACGCCGTACCCAAAGAATCCGGTGAACTTGATCCACAGTATATGGCGCACGCTTTAGCTGCTCTCGACTTCTCTGAAGACATTATTTCTACAGCGATCCCCGGCATTAACCGCACCGCGATTTATCGCCACCAGCTTCCCTTGCCTCCCCTTGAAGTTCAAAAGGTGTGTGCAGCGTTTTTAGATGCAATAGATTCCAACAGCGAAGTTCCCAGCCTGCCGCCCCTGCCTGAGCAGCGGCGCATCGTCGCCCGCGTGAAGGGAATGCTGGCAAAGGTGGAGGAGGCACGGGGGCTGGCGGCAGAACGGGACCGGGGTGCCCGGCATCTGCTAACTGGCGTCTTTTACTCCTTAACGGAGAATGCGCCCATCAAGACGTTGGCAGAAGTTGCCCCCCTTGTTCGGCGGCCCGTAGAAGTACGTGAGGGGGAGATATACCCCGAACTGGGCGTCCGTAGCTTCGGGCGCGGAACGTTCCACAAGCCTGCCCTCAGCGCCATTGAGGTTGGTGACAAGAAGCTCTTTCGCATTGAAGAGGGTGATCTTCTCTTCAACATTGTGTTCGCCTGGGAAGGTGCCGTCGCTATTGCGAAAGCGGAAGATAGGGGCCGGGTTGGGTCGCACCGCTTCCTAACCTGTGTAACAGACAAGGGACAGGCTGAAGCCAGCTTCCTGAACTTCTACTTTCAGACGGCTGAAGGACTGGCAGCGTTGGGCGAGGCGTCCCCCGGCGGTGCTGGACGCAACCGTACCCTGAGCCTCAAGAATTTGGCCGCACTTGCCGTTCCGGTTCCGCCTCTTGAAAGCCAGCGATACTTTCAGCGGCTCCTCGAGAAAGTGGAAACCGTCTACTCCCAGCAAGCCAACTTGGCCCCTGAACTCGACGCTCTTCCCGCCTCTATCCTCGCGCGGGCGTTTGCGGGGGAGTTGTAG
- a CDS encoding CAP domain-containing protein, translating into MWRPLLMLALSLTLPRTQATASDVDAVARLVQQDFARCGQQVTLSRPLSLAAMQRFQGFTVSQALEQQHYRPYRARGMSLTYHGDLKGLAGALSGRCADRLGYTEFGLSTDTQTVHIIAATPARVDLNQTGRWLAEFLAVTNKARFQGQKCGGKLMNSAPPLTWDARLAGAAARHASDMVRLNFRGHVNPQDRGRAQQRAERLGFRGVVGENIQYGAISPQEAVKQLLTSPEHCENLMDARWKLFGGAVANGTADTLFSTYWIQVFGTER; encoded by the coding sequence GTGTGGCGCCCCCTGCTGATGCTGGCCCTGAGTCTCACCCTTCCCCGTACCCAGGCGACAGCAAGTGACGTGGACGCGGTGGCCCGGCTCGTGCAGCAAGACTTCGCCCGCTGCGGGCAGCAAGTTACCCTCAGCCGTCCCCTGAGTCTCGCCGCCATGCAGCGGTTCCAGGGCTTCACCGTGTCCCAGGCCCTGGAGCAGCAACACTACCGGCCCTACCGGGCACGCGGCATGAGCCTCACCTACCACGGGGACCTGAAGGGCCTGGCAGGCGCCCTAAGCGGCCGCTGCGCCGACCGCCTCGGCTACACCGAGTTCGGCCTCTCCACGGACACGCAGACCGTCCACATCATCGCGGCCACCCCCGCCCGGGTAGATCTGAACCAGACTGGGCGCTGGTTGGCCGAGTTCCTGGCTGTCACGAACAAGGCCCGCTTTCAGGGCCAGAAGTGCGGGGGCAAGCTGATGAACTCGGCACCACCCCTGACCTGGGATGCCCGACTCGCCGGGGCCGCCGCGCGGCACGCCTCCGACATGGTGCGGCTCAACTTCCGTGGGCACGTCAACCCACAGGACCGTGGCCGCGCGCAGCAACGGGCCGAGCGTCTGGGTTTCCGGGGAGTCGTGGGCGAGAACATCCAGTACGGGGCCATCTCGCCCCAGGAGGCGGTGAAGCAGTTGCTGACGAGCCCCGAGCACTGCGAGAACCTGATGGACGCCCGCTGGAAGCTCTTCGGCGGGGCGGTGGCGAACGGCACGGCGGATACGCTCTTCTCGACGTACTGGATCCAAGTCTTTGGAACAGAGCGGTAG
- the tcmP gene encoding three-Cys-motif partner protein TcmP: MTLRKGHIWTASKLDFLEEYLPAFQLACQAFWRSGHSNTYYVDGFAGPGQNTINSQIRAGSPLIAAHITPPFKHYFLVEAKMAAHAQLLQNLGEPGLAAVRPQIDVRRGNFNQEVDSILAQLRGGLPAFFFLDPEGLELEWETVRKIGQRARADLFILISGSGVLRCSAPSMPGHHDSVTRFYGHERWRQVLHGEALDTASQAGKKRFETAVELYVEGLTGLGFTHVDQFLIATNSRNADLHALVFASKNGTAVKIARHVLKKLDKNRRGDQQPLFPG, translated from the coding sequence ATGACCTTACGCAAAGGGCATATCTGGACGGCCAGCAAACTGGACTTTCTTGAGGAGTACCTGCCTGCCTTTCAACTGGCCTGCCAGGCCTTCTGGCGGTCCGGGCACTCCAACACGTACTACGTGGACGGCTTCGCTGGGCCGGGCCAGAACACCATCAACAGCCAAATCCGGGCTGGTTCCCCTCTGATCGCGGCCCACATCACCCCGCCGTTCAAGCACTACTTTCTCGTCGAGGCCAAGATGGCGGCCCACGCCCAGCTCTTGCAGAATTTGGGCGAGCCCGGATTAGCGGCCGTCCGTCCCCAGATCGACGTGCGCCGGGGCAACTTCAATCAGGAGGTCGATTCGATCCTGGCGCAGTTGAGAGGCGGGCTTCCGGCGTTCTTCTTCCTTGATCCCGAGGGCCTGGAGCTGGAGTGGGAGACGGTGCGCAAGATCGGTCAACGGGCGAGGGCCGACCTCTTTATCCTGATCTCAGGCAGTGGGGTCCTGCGGTGTTCTGCACCGAGCATGCCGGGCCACCACGACAGCGTGACCCGCTTCTACGGGCACGAGCGCTGGCGGCAGGTGCTGCACGGCGAGGCGTTGGACACCGCTTCCCAGGCCGGGAAGAAGCGCTTCGAGACGGCCGTCGAACTCTACGTCGAGGGCTTGACCGGCCTCGGCTTTACCCACGTCGATCAATTTCTCATTGCCACGAACAGCCGGAACGCTGACCTGCACGCTCTGGTCTTCGCCTCGAAGAACGGCACGGCGGTCAAGATCGCCCGGCACGTCCTGAAGAAACTCGACAAGAACCGCCGCGGGGACCAGCAGCCGCTCTTCCCCGGTTAG
- a CDS encoding DUF5131 family protein — MASTKTGIEWTDKTWNPTTGCTKVSPGCKHCYAEEITRRFQATFPTGFQFTLHPGRLQQPRAWRSPSRIFVNSMSDLFHEDMPLAYLQQIFEVMQSCPQHVFQVLTKRADRLEELAPLLPWPENVWVGVSVETQKYASRIDLLRQVPASVRFLSCEPLLGPLDLNLDGIHWVITGGESGRGHRPIEVEWVRTIRDQCLAADVSFFHKQWGGTRPKSNGRLLDGRTWDEMPVLSLAQSAD; from the coding sequence ATGGCAAGCACGAAGACCGGCATCGAGTGGACGGACAAAACCTGGAACCCGACCACCGGATGTACCAAGGTCTCGCCCGGCTGCAAGCACTGCTACGCCGAGGAGATCACCCGCCGCTTCCAGGCCACCTTCCCCACCGGGTTCCAGTTCACCCTGCATCCCGGGCGGCTCCAGCAACCCCGTGCCTGGCGCTCCCCCAGCCGCATCTTCGTGAACTCCATGTCTGACCTGTTCCACGAGGACATGCCGCTGGCGTACTTGCAACAAATCTTCGAGGTCATGCAGTCGTGTCCACAGCACGTGTTCCAGGTGCTGACTAAGCGGGCCGACCGACTGGAGGAACTGGCCCCCCTGCTGCCCTGGCCGGAGAACGTCTGGGTTGGCGTGAGTGTCGAGACCCAGAAGTATGCCTCCCGGATAGACCTGCTGCGCCAGGTGCCCGCAAGTGTCCGGTTCCTGTCCTGTGAGCCGCTGCTCGGGCCACTCGACCTGAACCTCGACGGCATCCACTGGGTCATCACGGGTGGCGAGTCAGGGCGGGGGCACCGGCCCATCGAGGTGGAGTGGGTGCGGACCATCCGCGATCAGTGCCTCGCTGCGGACGTCTCCTTCTTCCACAAACAGTGGGGTGGGACGCGGCCGAAGTCCAATGGTCGCCTCCTCGACGGCCGCACCTGGGACGAGATGCCCGTTCTGTCCTTAGCGCAATCGGCGGACTAA
- a CDS encoding helix-turn-helix domain-containing protein: MQLHERLRELRSERGLRLKDIAENAGISVPYLSDLERGRTNPSLETLQTLAGAYGITVHDLLEGVEFYGGATEAALPRGLAELVADPVLGVQITPDWVRTLTRIELRGKRPQAKGDWYEIYLHLRRILD, encoded by the coding sequence ATGCAATTACACGAACGACTACGCGAGCTGCGGAGTGAGCGCGGGCTGCGCCTGAAAGACATCGCCGAGAACGCCGGGATCAGCGTGCCGTACCTCAGCGACCTGGAGCGGGGGCGCACCAACCCGAGCCTGGAGACCTTGCAGACGCTGGCCGGGGCCTACGGCATCACCGTCCACGACCTGCTGGAGGGCGTCGAGTTCTACGGCGGCGCGACCGAGGCGGCGCTGCCCAGGGGGCTGGCCGAGTTGGTGGCTGACCCGGTGCTGGGGGTGCAGATCACGCCGGACTGGGTGCGGACCCTGACCCGCATCGAGTTGCGCGGCAAGCGGCCCCAAGCCAAGGGGGACTGGTACGAGATTTACCTGCACCTGCGCCGTATCCTCGACTGA
- a CDS encoding SDR family oxidoreductase: protein MTDTRSLQGQVALITGASSGLGRAAAVEFAQAGADIVLIARSARDLQEVAGEVEALGRRALILPLDLEDEQAIERAAAEVTATFGRVDVLVNNAGTDVPGRVVELSAQDWDRVLGVNLRAPFLLSKAVFPLMQRQGRGVILNISSTAGKRGWANASAYCASKFALSGFTQALAAEGREHGIRAMVIFPGALDTHWGQWTPEARQEGERAAKSQREALPPQEVARLLVWVAASPAELVLNEVIATPLLEQGWP, encoded by the coding sequence ATGACCGACACACGTTCCTTGCAGGGTCAGGTGGCCCTGATCACCGGCGCCAGCAGCGGCCTGGGCCGCGCCGCCGCCGTGGAGTTCGCCCAGGCTGGGGCAGACATCGTGCTGATCGCCCGCAGTGCCCGAGACCTTCAGGAGGTCGCCGGTGAGGTGGAGGCCCTCGGGCGCCGCGCCCTAATCCTGCCCCTCGACCTGGAGGACGAGCAGGCCATCGAGCGAGCGGCCGCGGAGGTGACGGCAACATTCGGCCGGGTGGACGTGCTCGTCAACAATGCCGGGACGGACGTGCCGGGCCGAGTGGTCGAGTTAAGCGCCCAGGACTGGGATCGGGTGTTGGGCGTGAACTTGCGTGCGCCGTTCCTGCTGAGCAAGGCGGTGTTCCCCCTGATGCAGCGGCAGGGGCGGGGGGTGATCCTGAATATTTCCTCGACCGCCGGGAAGCGGGGGTGGGCGAACGCGAGTGCGTACTGTGCCTCGAAGTTCGCGCTGAGCGGGTTCACGCAGGCGCTAGCAGCCGAGGGGCGGGAACACGGCATTCGGGCGATGGTCATTTTCCCTGGGGCGCTGGACACCCACTGGGGACAGTGGACGCCGGAAGCGCGGCAGGAGGGCGAGCGCGCCGCGAAGTCTCAACGGGAGGCGTTACCGCCCCAGGAGGTGGCGCGTCTGCTGGTGTGGGTCGCGGCGTCTCCGGCGGAACTCGTGTTGAACGAAGTGATCGCCACGCCGCTGTTGGAACAGGGGTGGCCGTAA
- a CDS encoding cytochrome P450 has protein sequence MTAAPSPPAFPRLGHTPMLAWNLLAYFQHVARTQGDVIRLVAGDVELYLLTHPRDIEFAHVQTGRLFDKGLRGDPVLDPLLGHGLLTSEGDFWRRQRRLAQPAFHRARIENYAATIVTLAARTRQAWRDGEVRDVHDDVMRLTLGVVTKTLFGAEPGSTATRTISAGLDTVLSEYDHFVHGLPRFVPPLGRRLFARIDGAIADLNHAIEDVIRERRQEDRDEGDLLSMLLAARDDDGCPMSAEQLLDEVKTLILAGHETTANTLSWAFFLLATHPSAESRLHAELDEVLGTEAASLAALPRLPYLSAVIKETLRLYPPAWTVRRVTREPWEVGGYALPAEARVVMSQYVTHRDPRFWEEPDAFHPERWLAPDFERSLPRYAYFPFGGGPRVCIGQAFAQMEAALLLATLASGFRLRLAAPVRPGPSITLRPRGGLRMRVHARRY, from the coding sequence GTGACTGCCGCGCCGTCTCCACCTGCATTTCCGCGTCTGGGCCACACGCCCATGCTGGCCTGGAATCTGCTGGCCTATTTCCAGCACGTCGCGCGCACCCAGGGGGACGTGATCCGCTTGGTCGCCGGGGACGTTGAACTGTACCTGCTGACCCATCCGCGCGATATCGAGTTCGCGCACGTGCAGACCGGACGGCTGTTCGACAAGGGGTTGAGAGGCGATCCGGTGCTCGACCCGCTGTTGGGCCACGGTCTGCTGACCAGCGAGGGGGACTTCTGGCGGCGGCAACGCCGCCTGGCCCAGCCTGCCTTCCACCGGGCACGCATTGAGAACTACGCGGCCACGATAGTTACGTTGGCGGCCCGGACGCGGCAGGCGTGGCGCGACGGCGAGGTGCGCGACGTCCACGATGACGTGATGCGCCTGACCCTCGGTGTGGTGACTAAGACGCTGTTTGGCGCCGAGCCGGGCAGCACGGCGACCCGCACCATCAGCGCCGGGCTCGATACCGTGCTCAGTGAGTACGACCACTTCGTGCATGGCCTGCCCCGGTTCGTGCCCCCGCTGGGGCGCCGCCTATTCGCCCGAATCGACGGCGCCATCGCCGACCTCAACCACGCCATCGAGGACGTGATCCGCGAGAGGCGCCAGGAGGACCGCGACGAGGGCGACCTCCTGTCCATGCTGCTCGCGGCCCGTGACGACGACGGTTGCCCAATGTCCGCGGAGCAACTGCTCGATGAGGTCAAGACCCTGATCCTGGCCGGGCACGAGACGACCGCCAACACCTTGTCCTGGGCCTTTTTCCTGCTCGCCACCCACCCGAGCGCCGAGTCACGCCTGCACGCTGAACTGGATGAGGTGCTGGGGACGGAGGCAGCCAGCCTCGCGGCCCTGCCGAGGCTGCCCTACCTCTCGGCGGTGATCAAGGAGACGCTGCGGCTGTATCCCCCGGCCTGGACGGTACGGCGCGTGACCCGTGAGCCCTGGGAGGTGGGGGGCTACGCGCTGCCCGCCGAGGCGCGGGTCGTGATGAGCCAGTACGTCACCCACCGCGACCCCCGGTTCTGGGAGGAGCCGGACGCTTTCCACCCCGAGCGTTGGCTCGCCCCCGACTTCGAGCGCTCGCTGCCCCGCTACGCCTACTTTCCCTTCGGCGGCGGGCCACGGGTGTGCATCGGCCAGGCGTTCGCCCAGATGGAGGCGGCTTTGCTCCTGGCGACCCTGGCCTCGGGGTTCCGCCTGCGCCTGGCCGCGCCGGTTCGTCCGGGTCCATCCATCACCCTGCGGCCCCGCGGCGGCCTCCGCATGAGGGTCCACGCCCGCAGATATTGA
- a CDS encoding PIN domain-containing protein: protein MSTRPLLIDASALTAFIRKEPGGERVLKSLTTARREHLVSTVQLIEVEGKLVSDGTFTPEQVRTRIHQLGQLLTVIPFEVSAQRAASFYYARRKPYDLSLGDALCLGTAEALGADVMTAEQNWAALPDLPFGVELIRSAA from the coding sequence TTGAGCACCCGGCCGCTCCTGATCGATGCCAGTGCCCTCACCGCCTTTATCCGTAAAGAGCCGGGAGGGGAGAGGGTCCTGAAATCGTTGACGACTGCCCGGCGCGAGCACCTGGTCAGCACCGTGCAGCTCATCGAGGTCGAGGGCAAGCTCGTCAGTGACGGGACCTTCACCCCGGAACAGGTGCGGACCCGCATTCACCAGCTCGGGCAGCTCCTCACGGTGATTCCCTTCGAGGTCAGCGCGCAGCGGGCAGCCAGCTTCTACTACGCCCGGCGCAAGCCTTACGATCTCAGTCTGGGCGATGCCCTGTGCCTGGGCACGGCGGAGGCGTTGGGGGCGGACGTGATGACAGCCGAACAGAACTGGGCGGCCCTTCCCGACCTTCCTTTTGGAGTCGAGCTAATTCGGAGTGCAGCCTGA